ATTGATGATGTCGTTTATTTTGGCACCGACACCACCTACCATATCAGCCTGGATGACCAAACACGCCTGTTAACCCGCGTGCAAAACCGCGACGGTGCCGCCATGCCCTTTGCGCGCGGCGATCAGGTTGATGTCACGCTGCCAGCCGCCGCCATCCGTATTCTGGTGGACTAGGCCGATGGCATTTTTCACCCGACATAAACGGTTCTGGCTGATTGCTCCGGCGGTTGTCTATATCGGCTTTTTCATGGGCCTGCCGCTGGTGCAGATGGCCTATGTTTCCATTCTGGAACGCGGTGTAAATGGCGGTGTGGATTGGGGCAGCCTGTCCTTTGAATCCTATATATCCTTCATTTTTGAACGCGACCTGATGGATAACCTGATGGTCAATACGGACTATCTGCAAATTTTCCTGCGGTCCTTCGGTCTTTCGGGGCTGACAACAATTCTGGCACTTTTGCTGGGGTTCCCCACTGCCTTTTACATTGCCATGCAGCCGCAAAGCCGGCGCAACATGTTCATCTTCCTCGTCACCATCCCGTTCTGGACCAATATTCTGGTGCGCAACTATGCCTGGATGCTGCTGTTGCGCAATGGCGGGCTGATTGACAATCTGCTTAATGCCATTGGCCTCGATACCGGCGGGCTGGATATTCTTTACACACCCTATGCCGTCGCCATCGGTCTGACTTACACCTACCTGCCTTTCATGGTGCTGCCGATCTATGCCAGCCTTGAAAAACTTGATCACCGCCTGGTCGAGGCAGCCTTTGACCTGGGGGCCAATAAACGCAAGGCCATGACCCGCATCATTCTGCCGCTAGCAATGCCGGGCATTATTGCCGGGTCCATTCTGGTTTTCATTCCGTGCCTCGGGGCCTATGTAACGCCCGAACTTCTGGGTGGCGGCAAATTCATGATGATCGCCAATCTGATCGGCAGCCAGTTTGGCGCGGCGCGCAACTGGCCCTTTGGTGCGGCACTCGGTTTTGTTCTGCTGGCATTGGTGCTGATTGCGATGATGGTTTATTCGCTGAAATTCAAAAAACTGCCGGAGGACGCATCATGAAAATTGATCGCGCCAACCCGCTTTGGCGGTTTCACGGCATTACACCGATGGCGATTTTCTTTTTCGCCTATTTGTATCTGCCCATCATTGTGCTGCTGGTTTTATCATTCAACGAAAACCGCCTTGCCACCATCTGGACGGGGTTTTCCACCCACTGGTACAGCGTGGTGCTGGATAATACCGATATGCTGCGCGCAGCTAAAAACTCGTTAATTGTGGCACTTTCGGCCACGGTCATTGGCACTTTGGCTGCAACACTGGCGGCTATGGGCATGGCACGCGGGCGGTTTCGCGGGGAAACCGGCGTCGCTGCAATGCTGACATTGCCCCTGCTGGTACCCGAAATCGTCACCGCCATTGCCACGCTGCTTTTTTTCATCGTCATTGGCGTCAAGCTGGGGCTGATCAGCATCATTATCGCGCATACGGTATTTTGCATTCCCTTTGCCTATCTGCCCATCCGTGCGCGCCTTGATGGCATGGACCCCGCATTGATCGAGGCCGCAAACGACCTTTATGCCAATGAATGGCAGGCCTTCAAACGCATCACCTTTCCGCTGTTATGGCCGGGTATTTTGTCGGGCGCGATGCTGTCGTTCATCATCTCGCTTGATGATTTCGTGATTTCCTATTTTGTCGGCGGGGCCGGCTCCACCACTCTGCCAATCTATATTTTCGGCATGATCCGCGTGGGCATCACACCAGAGGTCAATGCCATTTCCGCCCTGATGCTGATCATATCGATCATTTTTGTCAGCGTTTCATTTGTGATTGACCGGGTCCGCTACTAACCGCGCCTGGTTGCCCAACCCTGCGCCCGGGCCGGCCAGCAGGGACATAAACCCAAAAGGCCCAGCCAAGCAATTTGCCAACCAACACACCGATCAGGGAGACGAGAATGAAACTGAAAATGTGTTCTGCCATTATGGGGGCATCGCTATGTGCCCTGATGGGCGCAATGGCCGCCCCCGCCCATGCCGAGGGCGAACTTTATTTCTATAACTGGTCGAACTATTTCCCGCAGGAGCTGTTTGACAAGTTCGAAAAGGAAACCGGCATCAAGGTAACGCTGGATGTTTATGATTCCAACGAAACCATGCTGGCAAAATTACAGGCCGGGGCATCGGGATACGACATTGTCGTGGCATCCGATTACATGGTCGATGTCATGATCAAGGAAAAGCTGGCAACCGAGTTTGACGCCAAAAGCCTTGAGAATTTCAAGAATGTCGCCAAACCCCACGACACGATGAAATACGACCCGGACCGCAAATATTCGGTCACCTATCTGTGGGGAACGACCGGCTTTACCTATGATTCCGACGTAGTTGGCGAAAAACTGGAAGATAGCTGGAAAGAATTTTTTGAACCGCGCGAAGAACTGCGCGGTAAAATTGGTGCCCTGAATGACGAGGTCGAAATGTATGCCGCCGCGGCCTATTACGCCGGGGTGGATAAATGCACCGAAGACCCGAAAGAAGCGCAAAAGATCCTCGATATCCTGCTAAAGCAGAAACCCTATGTCGCGGTTTACAGCTCCGAAGGAACGATCGACCGGATGGCGGCCAAGGAAGTTGCCATGCATATGCAATGGAACGGCGCATCGCACCGCACACGCGAAAGCCTGCCCAGCGCGGTCTTTGTCTATCCCAAGGAAGGGCTTAGCTTCTGGTCCGATCACTTCGTCATTCCCAGTGGCGCGCCGCACCTTGATAACGCCAAAACCTTCATCAACTGGATGATGCAGCCCGAAAATGCCGCTGCTGCCTCGAACTATGCCGGTTACATGAACGGCATCAAAGGGTCGGACGCCTTCCTGGATGACGCCCTGAAGGCCGACCCGGCCGTGAACATGCCCGAAGAATATGCCGACCGGCTGGTGCCGGGCAAAAACTGTTCTGCCAAGGGCCGCGATTTGCGCAACCGTGTCTGGACCAAACTGAAAAGCTGATCAGGAACACTGCGTGAAATCCCGGATCGGGCCAGACACCGCCACCAAGGCCCAAACCGGCAATTCGCATCGCGCCACCCTAAACACAATGCCGCCGCCCTTGAATGCCACGCGCACCAGGGCGGCCCATAGCCACATTCACCAGCAGCCAGACATTGCCCAATTCCAACAGGTCAATGTCTGGCTGCCCGTTTCCCCGCCAGCCAACAGGGGCGTCACCATGACCCGCTTTCTGACCGATACCGTCAATATCGCCCTTTGGGCCACCAATCTGGGTGTTGCCATTTCCGGCATCGATGACTGGATCGCACATATTGACCGCAAAATGAAAAAGGCCCGCGCTGACGGTGCCGATATTTTTGTCATGCCCGAATATGCCAGCGAACAATGGATGGCCTTCAAGCCCGAGGGCCTGCGCCCGCAGGACGAAATTCCCTGGATGGCAGAAATGGCCCCTGCCGTGATCGATGGCGCATCAAACCTTGCCACCCGCCACGATATGATGCTGGTGGCCGGCTCCATGCCCTGGCATATCGGCGATGACCCGCGCCGTGGGCAGACAAACCGCGCCCTTGCCTTTTTGCCCGATGGCAAAATCATCATGCAGGATAAACTAAGCCTGACACCGGGCGAACAGGAACCCGATAACTGGAACCTGACACCGGGCAAGAAACTTTCGATCATTGAATGGCGCGGCCTTCGCATTGCCATTCTGATTTGTCTGGATATCGAAATGCCTGCCCTATCCTGCCTGCTGGCCCGTCAGAATATCGATCTGGTGCTGGTCCCCTCCATGACCAGCAAGCCTTCGGGCTATCATCGCGTTTTTGGCTGCGCCAAGGCCCGCGCGGTTGAACTGATGTGCACAATTGCCGCCTGTGGCACCACCGGCGCGGCCATAAACACAACCCAAAACCCCACCAATTACAGCGGCTGTGCTGTTTATATCCCGTGCGAGGCCGAACTGGGCCATACTGG
The window above is part of the Thalassospira marina genome. Proteins encoded here:
- a CDS encoding extracellular solute-binding protein, whose translation is MKLKMCSAIMGASLCALMGAMAAPAHAEGELYFYNWSNYFPQELFDKFEKETGIKVTLDVYDSNETMLAKLQAGASGYDIVVASDYMVDVMIKEKLATEFDAKSLENFKNVAKPHDTMKYDPDRKYSVTYLWGTTGFTYDSDVVGEKLEDSWKEFFEPREELRGKIGALNDEVEMYAAAAYYAGVDKCTEDPKEAQKILDILLKQKPYVAVYSSEGTIDRMAAKEVAMHMQWNGASHRTRESLPSAVFVYPKEGLSFWSDHFVIPSGAPHLDNAKTFINWMMQPENAAAASNYAGYMNGIKGSDAFLDDALKADPAVNMPEEYADRLVPGKNCSAKGRDLRNRVWTKLKS
- a CDS encoding ABC transporter permease, which translates into the protein MKIDRANPLWRFHGITPMAIFFFAYLYLPIIVLLVLSFNENRLATIWTGFSTHWYSVVLDNTDMLRAAKNSLIVALSATVIGTLAATLAAMGMARGRFRGETGVAAMLTLPLLVPEIVTAIATLLFFIVIGVKLGLISIIIAHTVFCIPFAYLPIRARLDGMDPALIEAANDLYANEWQAFKRITFPLLWPGILSGAMLSFIISLDDFVISYFVGGAGSTTLPIYIFGMIRVGITPEVNAISALMLIISIIFVSVSFVIDRVRY
- a CDS encoding nitrilase-related carbon-nitrogen hydrolase, yielding MKSRIGPDTATKAQTGNSHRATLNTMPPPLNATRTRAAHSHIHQQPDIAQFQQVNVWLPVSPPANRGVTMTRFLTDTVNIALWATNLGVAISGIDDWIAHIDRKMKKARADGADIFVMPEYASEQWMAFKPEGLRPQDEIPWMAEMAPAVIDGASNLATRHDMMLVAGSMPWHIGDDPRRGQTNRALAFLPDGKIIMQDKLSLTPGEQEPDNWNLTPGKKLSIIEWRGLRIAILICLDIEMPALSCLLARQNIDLVLVPSMTSKPSGYHRVFGCAKARAVELMCTIAACGTTGAAINTTQNPTNYSGCAVYIPCEAELGHTGIFAMTTPDGGDDGDGPVLLAHHVPIGTIRRLRSGGAEVWPGNWSAREIEVTQA
- a CDS encoding ABC transporter permease, with amino-acid sequence MAFFTRHKRFWLIAPAVVYIGFFMGLPLVQMAYVSILERGVNGGVDWGSLSFESYISFIFERDLMDNLMVNTDYLQIFLRSFGLSGLTTILALLLGFPTAFYIAMQPQSRRNMFIFLVTIPFWTNILVRNYAWMLLLRNGGLIDNLLNAIGLDTGGLDILYTPYAVAIGLTYTYLPFMVLPIYASLEKLDHRLVEAAFDLGANKRKAMTRIILPLAMPGIIAGSILVFIPCLGAYVTPELLGGGKFMMIANLIGSQFGAARNWPFGAALGFVLLALVLIAMMVYSLKFKKLPEDAS